A genomic window from Anthocerotibacter panamensis C109 includes:
- a CDS encoding Uma2 family endonuclease, with product MIMQAEAKKVYTPDEYLDLEVNSDARHEYINGEIVSMTGGTPEHNEITSILNAALRVSLKGQPYSIFVADQRLWIPDHTLYTYPDVMVVPRPLQRQQGRTDTITNPVMIAEVLSKSTKSYDRDEKFSAYRTIPTFQEYLLIDQYSIHVEQYFKTDPHKWIFTEYNDAASFISLSSISFEIRLVDLYESMTFEL from the coding sequence ATGATCATGCAAGCTGAAGCAAAGAAAGTCTACACACCTGATGAGTATCTCGATCTTGAGGTGAATTCAGACGCTCGACACGAATATATCAATGGAGAAATTGTCTCTATGACAGGAGGCACCCCCGAACATAATGAAATTACCAGTATCCTCAATGCCGCCTTAAGAGTCAGCTTAAAAGGGCAGCCGTACAGTATCTTTGTTGCCGATCAACGGCTTTGGATTCCTGATCATACTCTTTACACCTACCCGGATGTTATGGTTGTGCCCCGCCCGCTCCAACGGCAACAGGGACGAACCGACACCATTACCAACCCCGTGATGATTGCCGAAGTACTTTCCAAATCAACCAAAAGCTACGATAGAGACGAAAAGTTCTCAGCATATCGAACCATTCCGACATTCCAGGAATACCTTTTGATTGACCAATACAGCATTCATGTTGAGCAATACTTCAAAACTGACCCCCATAAGTGGATTTTTACTGAATATAACGATGCAGCGTCTTTTATTTCACTCTCCTCGATTTCTTTTGAGATTCGTTTGGTAGATCTCTATGAAAGCATGACATTTGAGCTGTAA
- a CDS encoding HNH endonuclease: protein MAKVLVLNASYEPLNITSWQRATVLVLKGKAEQVEHNGRMLAPNFPLPTVVRLRHYVQVPYKEIPLTRRNILHRDAHTCQYCASKEDLTIDHVIPRSRKGADSWENFVTACVRCNIKKGNRTPHEAEMPLLKKPSRPHSSLYFEVSKHIKSGFNEEWRKYVIGLA, encoded by the coding sequence ATGGCTAAAGTCCTGGTCCTGAACGCATCCTACGAACCCTTGAATATCACCAGTTGGCAGCGGGCCACAGTCCTAGTCCTGAAAGGAAAAGCGGAGCAGGTAGAACACAATGGACGGATGCTGGCTCCCAACTTTCCTTTACCCACGGTTGTTCGCCTGCGCCACTACGTTCAAGTCCCCTACAAAGAAATCCCCTTGACGCGTCGCAACATCCTCCACCGCGATGCCCATACCTGTCAGTACTGCGCCTCTAAAGAAGACCTGACAATTGACCATGTGATCCCCCGCTCGCGCAAAGGAGCTGATAGTTGGGAAAATTTCGTCACCGCCTGTGTGCGCTGCAACATTAAAAAAGGCAACCGTACCCCCCACGAGGCGGAGATGCCTTTGCTCAAAAAACCTTCGCGCCCCCATAGTTCTCTCTATTTTGAGGTGAGCAAACATATTAAAAGTGGCTTCAACGAAGAGTGGCGTAAATATGTAATCGGGCTGGCATAG
- the aroH gene encoding chorismate mutase — MEGAWRVRGVRGATTVHENSRAAVREAVVELVRALMAHNQLVPEDMVMVMFTCTPDLDSCFPSQMVREELSWEHVPFLDLAHLGVQGSLKRCIRVIIQVNTPKLQAQMQPVYLRGARGLRPDLLGTTGGTLC; from the coding sequence ATGGAGGGTGCTTGGCGGGTCCGGGGCGTCCGGGGGGCAACGACAGTCCATGAAAATTCGCGCGCGGCAGTCCGAGAAGCAGTGGTCGAACTAGTCCGTGCTCTGATGGCCCATAATCAATTGGTCCCCGAAGATATGGTGATGGTCATGTTTACCTGCACCCCCGACCTCGATAGCTGCTTTCCCTCTCAGATGGTCCGCGAAGAACTTAGCTGGGAACACGTCCCCTTCCTCGATCTCGCCCATCTCGGTGTACAGGGCAGTTTGAAGCGCTGTATCCGCGTCATCATTCAGGTCAATACCCCCAAACTCCAGGCACAGATGCAGCCGGTCTACCTCAGAGGAGCCCGTGGGCTACGGCCTGATTTGTTAGGGACCACAGGCGGAACTTTGTGTTAG
- a CDS encoding trypsin-like peptidase domain-containing protein: MANRYPSGSLLLVLLLGLSGCVGQAPAPQSAPAPTVPPARPTVSAPSTVNGMDFIADAAEKVTPSLVSIQVRSVVQDESFRDPRYRRFMQDFFGVQPRQEIRQGEGSGFVIDANGTILTNAHVVANAQQVVVKLADGREFPGRVLGADTVTDVAAVKIDVPQPLPAVALGDSTKLRPGQFVVALGDPLGFENTVTAGIVSALRRPSSRLGISEKRVDFIQTDAAINPGNSGGPLINLQGQVIGINTAIIQGAQGIGFAIPIDTARQVAQELVAKGSVTRAYVGVQMVTLTPDVTQALADRGIALGADSGVLIQGVLPNSPAAKAGLQPGDVVVQIGSSPVKEVEEVRRAIDSTKPGQQLAFKVSRDGNLKNLVVLTEALTNRRT, from the coding sequence ATGGCTAATCGTTATCCGTCTGGTTCGCTTTTGCTGGTGCTGCTATTGGGGTTGAGTGGGTGTGTGGGACAGGCCCCTGCGCCGCAGTCTGCTCCCGCACCGACAGTCCCTCCAGCCCGACCAACGGTCAGTGCTCCTAGCACGGTGAATGGGATGGATTTCATCGCCGATGCCGCTGAGAAGGTGACGCCGAGTTTGGTCTCGATCCAAGTCCGGTCGGTGGTGCAGGATGAATCCTTCCGAGACCCGCGCTATCGCCGCTTCATGCAGGATTTCTTTGGGGTCCAACCCCGGCAGGAGATCCGGCAGGGCGAGGGCTCCGGCTTCGTCATTGATGCCAATGGCACGATCCTCACCAATGCCCATGTGGTCGCCAATGCCCAGCAAGTGGTGGTGAAACTGGCCGATGGGCGGGAATTTCCAGGCCGGGTGCTGGGGGCGGACACGGTGACCGATGTAGCCGCCGTGAAGATCGATGTACCCCAACCCCTCCCCGCAGTGGCCTTGGGCGACTCCACCAAGCTGCGCCCTGGTCAGTTTGTGGTCGCGTTGGGAGACCCTCTAGGCTTTGAGAACACGGTCACCGCCGGCATTGTCAGTGCGCTACGTCGTCCTAGTTCGCGCTTGGGGATCTCCGAAAAGCGGGTGGACTTCATTCAGACGGACGCGGCGATCAACCCTGGCAACTCGGGAGGACCGCTCATCAACCTCCAAGGACAGGTCATTGGCATCAATACGGCCATTATTCAGGGAGCCCAGGGCATCGGGTTTGCGATTCCTATCGACACAGCCCGTCAGGTGGCCCAGGAACTCGTTGCCAAGGGCAGCGTGACCCGCGCTTATGTCGGCGTCCAGATGGTGACCCTCACCCCAGACGTGACCCAGGCATTGGCGGATCGGGGCATCGCGTTGGGCGCTGACTCGGGGGTCTTGATCCAGGGGGTACTGCCGAATTCCCCTGCGGCTAAAGCTGGGCTACAGCCTGGAGATGTGGTGGTTCAGATTGGGTCCAGTCCGGTCAAAGAGGTCGAAGAGGTCCGCCGCGCCATCGATAGCACCAAACCCGGTCAACAGCTTGCCTTCAAAGTCAGTCGGGACGGTAATCTCAAAAATCTGGTCGTCCTCACCGAAGCCCTGACCAACCGCCGGACCTGA
- a CDS encoding peptidylprolyl isomerase gives MKKAIFETDKGTIEVELFDADAPKTVANFEKLSSEGFYDGCSFHRVIANFMVQGGDPLSKTLAPGDRRIGTGGPGYKIKCETAGNPHRHQSGTLSMAHAGRDTGGSQFFITHSPQPHLDGVHTVFGQVIDQDQLDVVNALRQGDRMNRVRVVEV, from the coding sequence ATGAAGAAAGCCATTTTTGAAACGGACAAAGGCACTATCGAGGTGGAACTGTTCGACGCCGATGCCCCTAAGACCGTTGCTAATTTTGAGAAACTGAGTAGTGAAGGTTTCTACGACGGGTGTAGCTTTCATCGCGTCATCGCCAACTTTATGGTTCAGGGTGGCGATCCCTTGAGTAAAACCCTCGCGCCCGGAGACCGTCGCATCGGTACCGGAGGCCCTGGTTATAAGATTAAGTGCGAGACGGCAGGCAATCCGCATCGCCATCAGTCCGGGACCTTGAGCATGGCCCATGCCGGTCGGGACACTGGGGGCTCTCAGTTCTTCATCACCCATTCACCGCAACCGCATTTGGATGGCGTACACACCGTTTTTGGTCAGGTCATTGACCAGGATCAACTCGATGTCGTCAATGCCCTGCGTCAGGGTGACCGTATGAATCGAGTACGTGTTGTTGAGGTCTAA
- a CDS encoding PspA/IM30 family protein, giving the protein MRKGIYFLFGEKAGRTLVGGWNWLWGQPVEEGGQVAVAVAEESLRTMQESVQQLTQAVATQVAAYQRAQQKYQAKVKEYSTYEQQATTAQRNGNEEAARLAVGKLLQVEKLLPVLEEQVKQAEQFVTAAKEKLNRERMKLETYKTDLQNMKDLSEINDALSKMARVNNTYSIDSARSQFEQAKNAVERKNLKVSAFNELSDNPAEQLDADLQKMTLDDEISQRLASFKPPAKLNLPEQER; this is encoded by the coding sequence ATGCGTAAAGGTATTTACTTTCTCTTCGGCGAAAAAGCAGGCCGGACTTTAGTCGGCGGGTGGAACTGGCTGTGGGGCCAACCGGTCGAAGAAGGCGGTCAGGTCGCAGTCGCAGTGGCCGAAGAGTCCCTGCGCACGATGCAAGAATCAGTACAACAACTCACGCAGGCCGTAGCCACCCAAGTGGCAGCCTACCAAAGAGCGCAGCAGAAATATCAAGCGAAGGTCAAAGAATATTCGACCTATGAGCAACAGGCCACCACCGCACAGCGCAATGGCAACGAAGAAGCCGCCCGCCTTGCAGTGGGCAAGCTCTTGCAAGTCGAGAAACTCCTTCCTGTCCTAGAGGAGCAGGTCAAACAGGCCGAGCAATTCGTCACAGCAGCCAAAGAAAAGCTCAACCGTGAGCGCATGAAACTAGAGACCTACAAGACCGACCTCCAGAACATGAAAGACCTCAGCGAGATCAATGACGCGCTCAGCAAGATGGCCCGCGTCAACAACACCTACAGCATCGACTCCGCCCGCTCGCAGTTCGAGCAAGCCAAAAATGCCGTCGAGCGCAAAAACCTCAAAGTCAGCGCCTTCAACGAACTCTCGGATAACCCTGCGGAGCAGTTAGATGCGGATCTACAAAAAATGACCCTGGACGACGAGATTTCCCAGCGCCTTGCCTCCTTCAAACCCCCAGCCAAACTAAACCTACCCGAGCAAGAACGGTGA
- a CDS encoding phosphate ABC transporter substrate-binding protein, which produces MTQSKSGPPPIVYILALLLLGGGGYYWYTNQGKLPSVSLPGNSTASPATTTAPAIPLPDTLPAGSSVRIDGSTSLARFNKRLGEAFVKQYPGVNYSWKANGSGKGITALMQGEVDVAASSRPLSGDEQLKGLIAVPVKNDSIAILVGKANPFTGGLTTDQLRDIFTGKITNWSQVGGPPLPLRVVNRNPSSGTYRLFADAVLGGADFGTGSHFTTMSKDVTTELLQRLGTNGIGYANYSEIESQKTIRALPLDGQTPGTDSYALVSTLYYVYKPDASEAAKALVAYATGPAGKAIAASN; this is translated from the coding sequence GTGACTCAGTCTAAAAGCGGCCCTCCACCTATTGTCTATATTTTGGCCCTACTTCTGTTGGGCGGCGGTGGCTACTACTGGTACACCAATCAAGGCAAACTCCCTTCCGTCTCGCTCCCTGGCAATTCCACTGCAAGCCCAGCCACGACTACCGCTCCTGCTATCCCCCTCCCGGATACCTTGCCCGCCGGGAGTAGCGTCCGCATCGATGGGTCTACGAGTCTGGCACGCTTCAACAAGCGCTTGGGAGAAGCCTTTGTCAAACAATATCCCGGAGTCAACTACTCCTGGAAAGCCAACGGTAGCGGCAAAGGCATCACTGCGCTCATGCAAGGGGAGGTGGATGTGGCTGCTTCCTCTCGTCCCCTGAGCGGCGATGAGCAACTCAAGGGTCTGATTGCAGTCCCGGTCAAGAACGATTCCATCGCTATCCTCGTGGGCAAAGCCAATCCCTTCACCGGGGGGTTGACCACCGACCAACTGCGCGACATCTTCACCGGGAAAATCACCAATTGGTCCCAAGTAGGGGGGCCACCACTGCCGCTGCGGGTCGTCAACCGCAACCCTTCGAGCGGCACCTACCGGCTCTTTGCTGATGCCGTGCTGGGCGGAGCGGACTTTGGCACCGGCTCCCATTTCACAACCATGTCCAAAGACGTGACGACCGAACTGCTCCAGCGCTTGGGCACCAACGGCATCGGCTACGCCAACTACAGCGAAATTGAAAGCCAGAAAACAATCCGTGCTTTGCCGCTGGACGGCCAGACCCCCGGAACCGATAGCTACGCGCTGGTGAGCACCCTCTATTACGTCTACAAGCCCGATGCCAGTGAGGCAGCTAAAGCCCTGGTAGCCTATGCCACCGGCCCCGCCGGAAAAGCCATCGCCGCCTCGAACTGA
- the trmD gene encoding tRNA (guanosine(37)-N1)-methyltransferase TrmD — translation MRFDLVTLFPEFFANPLATSLLGRALNRGIAQVHLTNPRDFAPPPYHRVDDEPYGGGAGMVLMCDPLFQAVEHLPECGTRAVILTTPQGQPLTQALLKSLAGFEHLVILCGHYEGVDERVRQNLVTHEISLGDFVLTGGEIPALAIVDGVVRLLPGTVGKAASLQEESFEGGLLEYPHYTRPQNFRGWGVPEILRSGHHRAIAQWRQHEREQRTRERRPDLWERYSSKEPRPC, via the coding sequence ATGAGGTTTGATCTAGTCACCCTCTTCCCGGAATTTTTTGCCAATCCCCTCGCTACCAGCCTTTTGGGGCGGGCGCTGAACCGGGGGATCGCGCAAGTTCACCTGACCAATCCTCGGGATTTTGCCCCTCCGCCCTACCACCGCGTGGACGACGAACCCTATGGTGGCGGGGCGGGCATGGTCCTGATGTGCGACCCCCTATTTCAAGCGGTGGAGCACTTGCCGGAGTGTGGCACACGGGCGGTGATCCTGACCACTCCCCAAGGTCAGCCCCTCACCCAAGCCCTGCTCAAGTCGTTGGCGGGATTTGAACATTTGGTGATCCTCTGTGGTCACTACGAAGGGGTCGATGAGCGCGTCCGCCAAAATCTGGTCACCCACGAGATCTCTTTGGGCGACTTCGTGCTTACAGGCGGCGAGATCCCAGCGCTTGCTATCGTGGATGGGGTTGTGCGCCTGCTGCCAGGTACGGTGGGTAAGGCAGCCTCGCTCCAGGAAGAAAGCTTTGAAGGGGGGCTCCTCGAATATCCCCACTACACGCGCCCCCAAAATTTTCGAGGCTGGGGAGTCCCGGAAATTTTGCGCTCCGGGCACCACCGCGCCATCGCTCAGTGGCGGCAGCACGAGCGCGAACAGCGGACGCGGGAGCGCCGCCCTGACCTATGGGAGCGCTACTCAAGTAAAGAGCCCCGACCGTGTTGA
- a CDS encoding DUF1361 domain-containing protein: MSGALAWSFGALESTHYIWTVLRANSLWMGWNLFLAAVPLGLSLGLFRWTGERSWAWWLGLGTFIIFLPNAPYVLTDVIHLIQDIQSLRYSEWVITLVLIPQYVLFFLAGFLAYILSLINLGTYLNRLGLNRLILPSELLLHGLSAVGVYLGRFLRFNSWDLITQPDSVFLSVTGELLAHRPLVVMILTFAIVAVLYTLLKTLLKGTLLTRDANRIFSG; the protein is encoded by the coding sequence ATGAGCGGTGCATTGGCTTGGAGCTTTGGAGCGCTAGAATCCACCCACTATATTTGGACGGTACTCCGAGCCAACAGTCTCTGGATGGGCTGGAACTTGTTTTTAGCGGCAGTGCCCTTGGGCTTGAGCTTGGGTCTGTTCCGGTGGACGGGGGAGCGCTCCTGGGCATGGTGGTTGGGTCTGGGGACTTTCATCATCTTTTTACCCAATGCGCCCTATGTCTTGACCGACGTGATTCACCTGATCCAAGACATTCAGAGCCTGAGGTATTCCGAGTGGGTTATTACCCTGGTGCTCATCCCGCAGTATGTGTTATTTTTCTTGGCCGGTTTTTTAGCCTATATCCTGTCTTTGATCAATCTAGGGACTTACTTAAATCGTTTGGGTCTGAACCGTCTTATCCTACCGTCAGAACTCCTCCTCCATGGGCTTTCGGCGGTGGGGGTCTATCTGGGCCGTTTCTTGCGCTTCAACAGTTGGGACCTCATCACCCAACCCGACAGTGTATTTCTCAGCGTGACCGGTGAACTGCTAGCCCACAGACCTCTGGTCGTCATGATACTCACCTTTGCTATTGTTGCCGTGCTCTACACTTTGCTCAAAACCTTACTCAAAGGAACCCTGCTCACCCGTGACGCAAACCGTATCTTCTCGGGCTAG
- a CDS encoding FGGY-family carbohydrate kinase, giving the protein MTYAYLGLDFGTSGARAVVIDEATQVRAEARCTFTATSPENEAAVWQEVLFDLLGQIPVGIRREIRSIALDGTSATVLLCDASGHPLHPPLRYNDARAVAQVEWLRPYAPPGHVVLSPTSSLAKLLWLGATQTLPPSGYFLHQADWLAFLLHGCLGFSDEHNSLKLGYDVGNGRYPDWLVAPPFQALTPLLPRILLPGTPVNHIQPAMAQRFNFDPECQVCAGTTDSIAAFLASGVTLPGEAVTSLGSTLVLKLLSQKRVDEARYGIYSHRLGDLWLVGGASNAGAAVLQRFFSAMQLETLSLQIAADQESPLDYYPLLRPGERFPVADPALQPRLKPQPSDPVAFLHGLLESLARIEAQGYQRLMELGATPLQRVYTAGGGAVNQVWTQIRARHLGVPMAQPAQTEAAYGAALLALWGPAHRVENPVQDRRL; this is encoded by the coding sequence ATGACCTACGCCTATCTCGGTCTCGATTTTGGCACCTCCGGCGCACGGGCTGTGGTGATCGACGAAGCAACGCAGGTGCGGGCGGAGGCTCGCTGCACTTTTACGGCAACAAGCCCAGAAAATGAGGCAGCGGTCTGGCAAGAAGTACTTTTTGACCTGCTCGGGCAGATTCCTGTTGGGATACGGCGGGAGATTCGGTCCATCGCCCTTGACGGCACCTCGGCGACGGTCTTGCTCTGTGATGCGAGCGGGCACCCCCTCCATCCGCCCCTGCGCTATAACGATGCCCGTGCTGTAGCCCAAGTGGAGTGGCTACGACCCTATGCTCCACCCGGTCATGTGGTGCTAAGTCCCACCTCCAGTCTGGCGAAGCTGCTCTGGCTGGGGGCTACCCAGACGCTCCCGCCGTCTGGCTATTTTTTGCATCAGGCTGATTGGCTGGCTTTTTTGCTCCATGGCTGCTTGGGCTTCAGCGATGAGCACAACAGTTTGAAGCTGGGCTATGACGTGGGGAATGGGCGCTACCCGGATTGGCTGGTCGCCCCCCCTTTTCAAGCCTTGACCCCGCTCTTGCCCCGGATTCTTCTGCCCGGCACTCCCGTGAACCACATCCAGCCTGCCATGGCCCAAAGATTTAACTTTGACCCTGAGTGCCAAGTCTGTGCCGGGACAACCGACAGTATTGCTGCCTTTTTAGCCAGTGGGGTCACCCTTCCGGGCGAGGCGGTCACCTCGCTGGGTTCGACGTTGGTCCTCAAACTGTTGAGCCAAAAGCGGGTGGACGAGGCTCGCTACGGTATCTATAGCCATCGGCTTGGGGACCTGTGGCTGGTGGGGGGCGCGTCCAATGCCGGAGCGGCTGTTCTGCAACGTTTTTTTAGTGCGATGCAGTTGGAGACCTTGAGCCTCCAGATTGCTGCTGACCAAGAGAGCCCGCTGGATTACTATCCCCTGCTGCGCCCCGGAGAGCGTTTCCCGGTCGCCGATCCTGCTCTACAACCCCGTTTGAAGCCACAACCCAGCGATCCGGTGGCCTTTTTGCACGGGCTTTTGGAGAGTTTAGCCCGTATTGAGGCTCAGGGCTATCAGCGTTTGATGGAATTGGGAGCGACCCCGCTCCAACGGGTCTACACGGCGGGGGGCGGGGCGGTGAATCAGGTCTGGACGCAGATCCGAGCGCGTCATCTGGGGGTGCCTATGGCTCAGCCTGCCCAAACAGAGGCGGCCTATGGTGCGGCACTACTTGCACTATGGGGACCGGCGCATCGTGTAGAAAATCCAGTGCAGGACCGCCGCTTATAA
- a CDS encoding DNA-3-methyladenine glycosylase family protein: MMPALVYLQQADPVLEALIEQVGPCQLAVAQEDGDLLEALARAIMFQQLSGKAATTILSRFVALYPDKPFPSAAEILSTPDEKMRTAGVSGQKTRYLKDLAQWMQGGLPTLKELSALDDEEIIRILTQVKGVGRWTVQMLLIFRLGRLDVWPVDDLGVRSGVKKVYRLEELPDKKTLEQLALPWQPYRSVCAWYFWQSLTIK, from the coding sequence ATGATGCCAGCCCTGGTCTATTTGCAACAAGCTGACCCAGTCTTAGAAGCCCTCATCGAGCAGGTCGGCCCCTGCCAACTTGCCGTAGCGCAGGAAGATGGAGACCTCCTGGAAGCCCTGGCACGGGCGATTATGTTCCAGCAACTCTCCGGCAAGGCAGCGACGACGATCTTGAGCCGCTTCGTCGCCCTCTATCCAGACAAGCCCTTTCCGAGCGCAGCCGAGATCCTGTCCACCCCAGATGAAAAGATGCGTACAGCGGGTGTCTCGGGTCAAAAGACGCGCTATTTAAAGGATTTGGCCCAGTGGATGCAAGGAGGGCTGCCGACCTTGAAAGAACTGTCTGCGCTGGATGATGAAGAAATTATTCGCATTCTGACCCAGGTTAAGGGCGTTGGGCGCTGGACGGTTCAGATGCTCCTCATCTTTCGGCTAGGGCGTCTCGATGTCTGGCCCGTGGACGATCTGGGCGTCCGCTCTGGGGTCAAGAAAGTATATCGGCTGGAGGAACTCCCGGACAAAAAGACCCTGGAGCAACTGGCCCTGCCGTGGCAGCCCTACCGCAGCGTCTGCGCTTGGTATTTCTGGCAAAGTTTAACGATCAAGTAG